From a single Chloracidobacterium thermophilum B genomic region:
- a CDS encoding RNA-guided endonuclease InsQ/TnpB family protein — protein sequence MRVMEAKLLNGTAEQYQALDEAIRTAQFVRNKCVRYWMDNKSVNKAVLYAHCKDLAKEFDFARKINSAARQASAERAWASISRFYTNCRNKAVKKGYPQFKKNCRSVEYKLSGWKLSPDGMSITFTDGFNAGTFALYCNGEARHHILNSKINRVRVIRRADGYYAQFCLDVERKEQGAYTGNVIGIDLGLKAFYTDQNGNPVECPKYLRKAEKRLKRHQRRLSRKFKKGAKPQSKNYHKQKKRLGKAHLKVQRQRKDWVIKLARCVVASHDVVVYEDLQVKNLVKNHHLAKSIHDASWSQFTQWLDYYGKVWDKAVVSVPPQYTTQDCSNCGHRVVKTLSTRTHSCPKCGFESDRDQNAALNILKKGLSILGMEWQNSTFGQKGTASKEGTLGERCTAALEGQPDEVSALAEPRTRIPCL from the coding sequence ATGAGAGTCATGGAAGCCAAGCTACTCAACGGGACAGCAGAGCAGTATCAGGCTCTGGATGAAGCCATCCGTACCGCACAGTTTGTCAGAAACAAATGTGTGCGGTACTGGATGGACAACAAGAGCGTCAACAAAGCTGTTCTCTATGCCCACTGCAAAGACCTGGCCAAAGAGTTTGACTTTGCCAGGAAGATAAACTCAGCGGCAAGGCAGGCAAGTGCAGAGCGAGCTTGGGCTTCCATTTCTCGGTTCTATACCAACTGCAGAAACAAGGCGGTCAAGAAAGGCTATCCGCAGTTCAAGAAGAACTGTCGGTCGGTCGAGTACAAGCTGTCCGGCTGGAAGCTGTCTCCTGACGGCATGTCCATCACGTTCACCGACGGCTTCAACGCAGGAACATTCGCCTTGTACTGCAATGGTGAGGCAAGACACCATATCCTAAACTCCAAAATCAATCGGGTGCGGGTGATACGCAGGGCAGATGGGTACTATGCCCAGTTCTGCTTGGATGTGGAGCGCAAAGAGCAGGGAGCATACACAGGCAATGTGATTGGCATTGACTTGGGCTTAAAGGCTTTCTACACCGACCAGAACGGCAACCCTGTAGAGTGTCCTAAGTATCTGCGGAAAGCGGAGAAGCGGCTAAAGCGCCACCAGCGCAGGTTGAGTAGGAAGTTCAAGAAAGGGGCGAAACCTCAATCTAAGAACTACCACAAGCAAAAGAAAAGACTAGGCAAAGCACATCTGAAAGTCCAACGCCAGCGTAAAGACTGGGTGATTAAGTTAGCTCGGTGCGTGGTGGCATCTCACGATGTCGTGGTGTACGAAGACTTGCAGGTGAAGAACCTGGTCAAGAACCATCATCTTGCCAAATCCATTCATGATGCTAGCTGGTCGCAGTTCACCCAGTGGTTAGACTACTACGGTAAGGTATGGGACAAGGCAGTAGTCAGCGTACCACCGCAGTACACCACACAGGACTGTAGTAACTGTGGGCATAGGGTAGTAAAAACCCTATCCACCAGAACCCATAGTTGTCCTAAATGTGGATTTGAATCAGACAGAGACCAGAATGCGGCTTTGAACATCCTCAAGAAGGGACTAAGCATCTTGGGAATGGAGTGGCAAAACAGTACCTTTGGGCAAAAGGGAACTGCCTCGAAAGAGGGAACGCTTGGGGAGAGATGCACCGCTGCTTTAGAGGGGCAACCTGATGAAGTAAGTGCGCTCGCAGAACCAAGAACAAGAATCCCCTGCCTTTAG
- a CDS encoding putative Ig domain-containing protein, translating to MRFLISVLLLGLLAWPWPVVHAARAVRPVKTTAVEVRAEEPPAEPSYPDIAANDEPTPRLNGPRVVGTTPGREFIYRLPVTGAAPLTCTVTNLPPGLTFDAATGVIRGRVEKEGTTPVAITVRNRYGTARATLRIVAGRNKLALTPPMGWNSWNVWGTQVSDEKVRAAAEALERTGLAACGYRYVCIDDGWQGRRTPEGVMQPNERFPDMKALGDWLHARGFLFGMYTSPGPFTCGRYLGSWRHEEADARLYASWGVDYLKHDWCSYEGIARQKTPEVLQQPYIVMRAALDKTDRDIVYAICQYGMGEVWTWARQPNIGGNLWRTTGDIEDTWQSVSEIGFRHSPLARFAGPGGWNDPDMLVLGVVGWGEKTRPTRLTPDEQITHMTLWALLAAPLILGCDLTRLDEFTRRLLTNPEVIGIDQDELGVPATRRDTAQDGTEVWARPLADGRLAVGLFNRSNDTQTVTANWRDLGLRGRCTVRDVWQRRDVGTFDQVFAALVPPHGARLLLLRPQPTAPRSPRRTATPPANQHGNGN from the coding sequence ATGCGGTTTCTTATCAGCGTGCTGTTACTGGGTCTGTTGGCCTGGCCGTGGCCGGTTGTCCACGCCGCGCGGGCGGTCCGTCCAGTGAAAACCACGGCTGTAGAGGTCAGGGCGGAAGAGCCTCCGGCCGAACCAAGCTACCCGGACATCGCGGCCAACGACGAACCGACGCCACGCCTCAACGGCCCTCGTGTGGTGGGCACGACGCCGGGGCGCGAGTTCATCTACCGCCTGCCCGTAACCGGCGCCGCCCCGCTGACCTGCACCGTCACCAATCTGCCGCCCGGCTTGACCTTCGATGCCGCCACAGGGGTCATCCGCGGCCGGGTCGAAAAGGAAGGGACGACACCGGTTGCGATTACCGTACGCAACCGCTACGGCACGGCGCGGGCCACGCTGCGCATCGTCGCTGGCCGGAACAAACTGGCGCTGACACCACCAATGGGCTGGAACTCGTGGAACGTCTGGGGCACACAGGTTTCGGACGAAAAGGTACGCGCCGCCGCCGAAGCCCTTGAGCGCACGGGACTGGCGGCTTGTGGTTATCGTTATGTCTGCATTGACGATGGCTGGCAGGGCCGCCGTACGCCAGAGGGTGTCATGCAGCCCAATGAACGATTCCCGGACATGAAAGCCCTTGGCGACTGGCTGCATGCCAGAGGCTTCCTTTTCGGGATGTACACCTCGCCAGGGCCGTTTACCTGCGGGCGCTACCTTGGTAGTTGGCGACACGAGGAAGCCGATGCCCGGCTGTATGCCAGTTGGGGTGTGGATTACCTCAAGCATGACTGGTGTTCCTACGAGGGCATTGCGCGGCAGAAGACACCGGAGGTGCTGCAGCAGCCATACATCGTGATGCGGGCGGCACTCGACAAAACCGACCGCGACATCGTTTATGCCATCTGTCAATACGGTATGGGTGAAGTGTGGACGTGGGCGCGCCAGCCCAACATTGGCGGCAACCTCTGGCGGACAACGGGCGACATCGAAGACACGTGGCAAAGCGTCTCGGAGATTGGGTTTCGACACTCGCCGCTGGCGCGGTTTGCCGGGCCCGGCGGCTGGAATGACCCGGACATGCTTGTGCTGGGGGTTGTCGGGTGGGGGGAAAAGACCCGTCCGACGCGCCTGACGCCGGACGAACAGATTACGCACATGACGTTGTGGGCGCTGCTGGCAGCCCCGCTCATCCTGGGTTGTGATCTGACCCGGCTGGATGAGTTCACCCGGCGGCTGCTGACGAATCCCGAAGTCATTGGCATTGACCAGGACGAGTTGGGCGTACCAGCCACCCGGCGCGATACAGCACAGGATGGAACGGAAGTCTGGGCGCGTCCGCTGGCTGACGGCCGTCTGGCGGTCGGGTTGTTCAACCGCAGCAACGACACGCAGACGGTTACAGCGAACTGGCGTGACCTGGGATTGCGCGGGCGCTGTACTGTACGGGATGTGTGGCAGCGGCGTGATGTCGGGACGTTTGACCAGGTGTTTGCCGCGCTCGTACCGCCACATGGCGCGCGGTTGTTGCTTTTGCGCCCCCAGCCGACAGCGCCACGCTCCCCACGGCGGACGGCCACGCCGCCCGCCAACCAGCACGGGAACGGGAACTGA